The Leptospira sp. WS39.C2 genome contains a region encoding:
- the rpmA gene encoding 50S ribosomal protein L27: MATKKGGGSTKNGRDSVSKRLGVKVYGGQLAIAGNIIVRQRGTEYKPGKNVGIGRDHTLFALVDGIVTFEHVTKERQQISVYPKA, translated from the coding sequence ATGGCTACAAAAAAAGGTGGTGGATCCACAAAGAACGGTCGTGATTCGGTATCGAAAAGACTTGGTGTAAAAGTATATGGTGGCCAACTAGCAATTGCTGGGAACATCATTGTTCGCCAAAGAGGAACTGAATACAAACCTGGTAAAAACGTAGGGATTGGTCGTGACCATACTCTATTTGCACTTGTTGACGGGATTGTGACTTTCGAACATGTAACAAAAGAAAGACAACAAATCTCCGTTTACCCGAAAGCTTAA
- a CDS encoding nicotinate-nicotinamide nucleotide adenylyltransferase, protein MLQGKAKSEGNMDVILFGGSFNPPHIGHRHVISTIQKKFPNGKLYICPNFVSPFKLNGKIFTKEEIWSLCQTEFKSFLANQSNQIVLWDEEIKKENISFTIDTIQSLKTLEPNKPICLVIGEDNIDKFNEWKSYKEILEGISNLIIVRRKTEFPLPIKCPEYIDKSKFLVLDNPIVVMSSSELRNHLDIENVKDSILPETKSLLISILEKNNKT, encoded by the coding sequence ATGTTACAGGGAAAGGCCAAGTCAGAGGGTAACATGGATGTGATTTTGTTTGGTGGGAGTTTTAATCCCCCTCACATTGGCCACAGGCACGTGATTTCAACGATTCAAAAGAAATTTCCAAATGGAAAACTATATATTTGTCCCAATTTTGTTTCCCCATTTAAATTAAATGGAAAAATATTTACAAAAGAAGAGATTTGGTCCCTTTGCCAAACAGAATTTAAATCATTTTTAGCAAATCAATCAAATCAAATCGTACTTTGGGATGAAGAGATTAAAAAAGAAAATATCAGTTTTACAATAGATACAATCCAAAGTTTAAAAACTTTGGAGCCTAACAAACCCATTTGTCTTGTTATCGGTGAGGATAATATAGATAAATTTAACGAATGGAAATCCTACAAAGAGATTTTAGAAGGTATTTCTAATTTAATAATTGTCAGGCGAAAAACAGAATTTCCACTTCCTATCAAATGTCCAGAATATATCGACAAATCTAAGTTTTTGGTTTTGGACAATCCGATAGTGGTGATGAGTAGCAGTGAACTCCGAAACCATCTCGATATAGAAAACGTGAAAGATTCTATTTTACCTGAAACAAAATCACTATTGATATCAATTTTAGAAAAAAACAATAAAACCTAG
- a CDS encoding ribosomal-processing cysteine protease Prp, with the protein MIYSTIFKDLGGKIAGIQLEGHSPTNLGSKGENLLCAGVSTLVQSAHSYLASQGSLELEEKRDGYLRFFVKQNQKDGYQSLLAMVEFGLKSLEHSHSNAISIHNELIKG; encoded by the coding sequence TTGATTTATAGTACAATTTTTAAAGATTTAGGAGGGAAAATCGCAGGAATCCAACTGGAAGGACATTCTCCAACGAACTTAGGTTCGAAAGGCGAAAATCTTTTGTGTGCCGGAGTCTCCACTCTCGTGCAGAGTGCGCACTCATACTTGGCATCACAAGGCAGTTTGGAATTAGAAGAAAAACGAGACGGGTATCTTCGGTTTTTTGTCAAACAAAACCAAAAAGATGGCTACCAAAGCCTACTTGCTATGGTTGAGTTTGGTTTGAAAAGTTTAGAACATTCCCACTCAAATGCGATTTCCATCCACAACGAACTAATAAAGGGGTAA
- a CDS encoding AsmA family protein has protein sequence MKKIGYGIGGFFAAILLIIIIAFVFAGSLITPSFLVKQIESSLNVRAHIEKVNINLVSVLSGIEIEGIVLAPRDEVANKGIPLEERKSKPKGAIQLGKVDVKISFLALLTKTVKVNKLVLKQPEISLTMYEDGGNNLTSLFKTPKIVDGEKNPALSKEALAEKKAEALEEAKEKASEPPTGPFSIKDIPIAIKMGLVGIQEGNIQVNMRKTGQQILVQKLDLELTDIDIDGSDLDSHNSLEVNFDADVTIIGKSKKEAAKFLLETGGKITPFIVKTGLVNPKVIYEVTMKEDSFISGFAAFDAIAGELPAMNQAGLKLDKLKEKAELKKDVSFKVEYSNGKVTFLDEPTFPTKNYDLQITKGSYIVTTTNYHEMRMGMLYDEDESKKSLASVDEKIKQATKGQGDPKALRNKIVGNLVKDDRLFIPFRTYGDIRNPNVELGVGLGTLTDLIGGAVKEVIKGKAGDALKKIPGAGDALKGLGF, from the coding sequence ATGAAAAAAATAGGTTATGGAATTGGAGGATTTTTTGCTGCAATTCTTCTAATCATTATCATCGCGTTTGTATTTGCAGGAAGTCTCATCACTCCGAGTTTTCTAGTCAAACAAATTGAATCTTCCCTAAATGTTCGGGCACATATCGAAAAAGTAAATATCAATCTCGTCAGTGTTTTATCGGGTATCGAAATCGAAGGGATCGTCCTTGCCCCAAGAGATGAAGTTGCAAACAAAGGGATACCATTAGAAGAAAGAAAATCGAAACCCAAAGGTGCCATCCAACTAGGAAAGGTAGATGTCAAAATTTCCTTTTTAGCACTTCTCACAAAAACAGTGAAGGTCAATAAACTTGTATTAAAACAACCTGAAATTTCACTCACCATGTATGAAGATGGTGGTAATAATTTAACCTCCCTTTTTAAAACTCCAAAAATTGTAGATGGTGAAAAGAATCCTGCTCTTTCCAAAGAAGCCCTAGCAGAAAAAAAAGCAGAAGCTCTTGAAGAGGCAAAGGAAAAAGCAAGTGAGCCACCTACAGGTCCATTTTCTATCAAAGACATTCCCATTGCCATCAAAATGGGTCTTGTTGGAATCCAAGAAGGAAACATCCAAGTCAATATGCGGAAAACTGGCCAACAAATCCTAGTTCAAAAATTGGATTTGGAACTTACAGATATTGACATTGATGGTAGCGATTTGGATTCGCATAACAGTCTAGAGGTGAATTTTGATGCGGATGTAACCATCATTGGTAAAAGTAAAAAAGAAGCCGCAAAGTTTTTACTCGAAACTGGTGGAAAAATAACACCATTTATTGTAAAAACAGGTTTAGTGAATCCAAAAGTGATTTATGAAGTTACCATGAAGGAAGATTCTTTTATATCTGGATTTGCTGCTTTTGATGCGATAGCTGGTGAATTGCCTGCTATGAACCAAGCAGGCCTTAAACTAGACAAACTTAAAGAAAAGGCAGAACTTAAAAAAGATGTTAGCTTTAAGGTGGAATATAGCAACGGTAAGGTGACTTTCCTTGATGAACCAACGTTTCCTACAAAAAATTATGACCTTCAAATCACAAAAGGTTCCTACATCGTCACAACAACCAATTACCATGAAATGAGAATGGGTATGTTGTATGATGAAGATGAGTCCAAAAAGTCACTGGCATCGGTAGATGAAAAAATCAAACAAGCAACCAAAGGCCAAGGGGACCCTAAGGCACTCCGCAACAAAATTGTTGGGAATTTGGTGAAGGATGATCGATTGTTTATTCCGTTTCGCACTTATGGTGATATCAGAAATCCCAATGTGGAACTGGGTGTGGGCCTTGGTACATTAACAGACCTAATTGGTGGCGCTGTAAAAGAAGTGATCAAAGGAAAAGCAGGAGATGCTTTGAAGAAAATTCCAGGTGCAGGAGACGCTTTGAAAGGTTTGGGTTTTTAA
- a CDS encoding LytR C-terminal domain-containing protein: MLRETPQKQPIPAKTLLIVAGSFFLFALLFLIFKSKTGFSLDQKFSQSKRMPILFSVLGEKDEYLFSLYAEFYPNEKKAALFFVNPKTSFDDGEKSLKEKGSSAPSYVESVLEDTLDSSIPFKIVWTKEQFQNWINLLGGLHLFFEPKSLHLTKNYLRNKESYILDGEDCFDWMSSLADESMISYFRRLEIQETVFLTLFESIHEKRDQIGKQKVSYLHSQMTTNLSTKEWETLFDFLKKEKIQFGVSEVPGEPVLRQKFKDQILKANEETVKVAFYKFSSELRSPSFGEAERARIEVLNGTPKNGLARYGKVLLNDKGLKVLTVDNAWDSNFKSTVILNRSGNTHYTDLISETFQGRKVFFSLRKDLGLDATVILGEDFQNSKD; encoded by the coding sequence ATGTTACGCGAAACCCCACAAAAACAACCAATCCCTGCCAAAACACTTTTGATCGTAGCAGGTTCATTTTTTTTATTTGCTCTGCTCTTTTTAATTTTTAAATCAAAAACAGGTTTCTCACTTGATCAAAAATTTTCACAAAGCAAACGAATGCCGATCCTATTTTCCGTATTAGGAGAAAAGGACGAATATTTGTTTTCTTTATATGCTGAATTTTATCCAAATGAAAAAAAAGCCGCCCTCTTTTTTGTGAATCCCAAAACTAGTTTTGATGATGGCGAAAAATCCTTAAAAGAAAAAGGAAGTTCTGCCCCCTCTTACGTTGAATCTGTATTGGAAGACACATTAGATTCGAGTATCCCTTTTAAGATAGTTTGGACAAAAGAACAATTCCAAAATTGGATTAATTTACTTGGCGGACTTCATTTATTTTTTGAACCCAAATCACTCCACCTAACAAAAAATTACTTACGAAACAAAGAATCCTATATTTTAGATGGCGAAGATTGTTTTGATTGGATGAGTTCTCTTGCTGATGAATCTATGATTTCTTATTTTCGAAGATTAGAAATTCAAGAAACTGTTTTTCTAACTTTATTTGAATCAATACATGAAAAAAGAGACCAAATTGGGAAACAAAAAGTTTCTTACCTACATAGCCAAATGACAACAAACCTTTCTACCAAAGAATGGGAAACATTGTTTGATTTTCTGAAGAAAGAAAAAATCCAATTTGGAGTTTCTGAGGTGCCAGGGGAACCTGTCCTTCGTCAGAAATTCAAGGACCAAATCTTAAAAGCAAATGAAGAAACTGTGAAAGTTGCTTTTTATAAATTCTCAAGTGAACTTAGATCACCATCATTTGGTGAAGCGGAAAGAGCAAGGATTGAAGTCTTAAATGGAACCCCAAAAAATGGACTTGCCAGATATGGGAAAGTATTACTCAATGATAAGGGTCTGAAAGTTCTCACCGTTGACAATGCTTGGGATTCGAATTTTAAATCCACAGTGATTCTAAATCGGTCCGGAAATACTCATTATACAGATTTAATTTCTGAAACTTTCCAGGGTAGAAAGGTATTCTTTTCATTACGAAAAGATTTGGGCCTTGATGCCACTGTGATTCTCGGAGAAGACTTTCAAAATTCCAAGGATTAA
- a CDS encoding glutamate-5-semialdehyde dehydrogenase, whose product MAEDYTTYAKNIAIKAKEASRTLKRLTTNQKNIVLEKFQSLLLSNEALVIEKNQIDIKNGKEKGLSAAMMDRLLLDSKRIKGMAKSIEEIRNLPDPVGEVVRGTILPNGLELLTKRVPIGVVMTIFESRPNVIVDIASLSFKSGNACILRGGSEAYHSNTILSSLFHQAIEECKLPGVKKEVVSFVDNTNREAMLPFFQFEDLIDVIVPRGGEALIRFVSENSKIPVIKHDKGVTNLYLSNQANPEIVLPILLNSKTQRPGVCNALENLFIHKDYPITKVLISELKTNGVQILGDSSIHSMDPTIPLAKEEDYATEFLDTRLSVKIVNSVEEAMDNIQNYSSGHTECILSEDVSEIQTFQQGLDSAAIFVNCSTRFHDGGEFGLGAEVGISTGKLHVRGPMGLIHLTTTTTYVTGKGQVRG is encoded by the coding sequence ATGGCTGAAGACTACACTACTTACGCAAAGAACATTGCTATAAAAGCAAAAGAAGCAAGTCGAACTTTAAAGCGACTTACGACAAACCAAAAAAATATTGTCTTAGAAAAGTTTCAGTCTCTTTTACTTTCTAATGAAGCCTTGGTAATCGAAAAAAACCAAATCGATATAAAAAACGGCAAAGAAAAGGGATTAAGTGCTGCCATGATGGACCGCCTACTCCTCGATTCCAAAAGAATCAAAGGAATGGCAAAAAGTATCGAAGAAATTCGCAATTTACCAGACCCAGTTGGAGAAGTCGTACGAGGGACCATCCTGCCCAATGGTCTCGAACTCCTCACAAAACGAGTACCCATTGGTGTTGTGATGACCATCTTTGAATCAAGGCCAAACGTGATTGTGGATATAGCTTCTTTATCTTTTAAGTCGGGTAACGCTTGTATTTTACGCGGAGGGAGTGAAGCCTATCATTCCAATACCATTCTATCCTCTCTTTTCCACCAAGCAATTGAAGAATGCAAATTGCCAGGGGTAAAAAAAGAAGTAGTGAGTTTTGTGGACAATACAAACCGCGAAGCAATGCTTCCTTTTTTCCAATTCGAAGATTTGATTGATGTCATCGTTCCAAGAGGTGGCGAAGCTCTCATTCGTTTTGTTTCGGAGAATAGTAAAATTCCGGTCATCAAACACGATAAAGGTGTGACGAACTTATACCTTTCGAATCAGGCCAATCCGGAAATTGTTCTTCCTATTTTACTGAACTCAAAAACCCAACGACCTGGAGTATGTAACGCTTTAGAGAATTTATTCATCCATAAAGATTACCCAATCACAAAGGTTTTGATCAGTGAGTTAAAAACAAATGGAGTTCAAATTCTAGGAGATTCTTCCATCCATTCAATGGATCCAACGATCCCACTTGCGAAAGAAGAAGATTATGCTACAGAATTTTTAGACACAAGACTCAGTGTGAAAATAGTGAATTCAGTAGAAGAAGCCATGGATAATATACAAAACTATAGTTCTGGGCACACGGAATGTATCTTATCAGAAGATGTATCTGAGATCCAAACCTTCCAACAAGGACTTGATAGTGCTGCCATTTTTGTGAATTGTTCCACAAGGTTCCACGATGGTGGTGAATTTGGTTTAGGTGCCGAAGTGGGAATTTCCACTGGAAAACTCCATGTGCGAGGACCAATGGGCCTCATCCACTTAACTACGACAACTACCTATGTTACAGGGAAAGGCCAAGTCAGAGGGTAA
- the typA gene encoding translational GTPase TypA, protein MEIRNIAIIAHVDHGKTTLTDCILRHTGAVTAKEDRERIMDSNTLEQEKGITILAKNTSVKYKGTRINIVDTPGHADFGGEVERVLSMTDCTLLLVDAFDGPMPQTRFVLGKSLQLGHKPIVVVNKVDREGARPGFSVDKVFDLFSDLGATEEQLDFPIIYASAKQGWAVNHLSEVPGSNIEPLLDKVLAHVPAVKNESDKALQFQVTALDYNEYVGRIAIGKIYQGTMKKGADVTLAKTNGTTANYKITKLYGYEGLTRYEIDEAGSGDIVAMAGIPDVFIGDTVCDLGNPLPLPAIQVEEPTVSMFFMVNNSPFAGKEGKFVTTRNLRERLDRELETNVALRLEETEDKDRFKILGRGELHLSILIENMRREGYELQVSRPEVIIKHNEAGEKIEPYETLVMDLPDQYTGAVIQELNRRKGELTGMDAHTSGITRVEYTIPTRGLIGFRGHFISETRGEGVMSSRFLRFDKYKGEIPGRKNGALISMDSGESTAYALWKVQERGDLFIEPQVAVYPGMILGMNSRDSDLEVNPVREKKLTNVRASGSDEAIRLVPPKKLTLEQSIEFLDDDELLEVTPASLRLRKKVLDASMRKRSSGGR, encoded by the coding sequence ATGGAAATTCGCAACATCGCCATCATCGCACACGTCGACCACGGTAAGACGACACTAACAGATTGTATCCTTCGCCATACGGGCGCCGTAACCGCAAAAGAAGACCGAGAAAGAATCATGGATTCCAACACTTTGGAACAGGAAAAAGGGATTACGATCCTTGCCAAGAACACTTCGGTAAAGTACAAAGGAACTCGCATTAATATCGTAGACACTCCAGGTCACGCTGACTTCGGAGGTGAAGTGGAACGAGTTCTGTCCATGACAGACTGTACACTTTTACTAGTGGATGCATTCGACGGACCAATGCCACAAACTCGTTTTGTGCTTGGAAAATCACTCCAACTCGGACACAAACCCATCGTGGTTGTGAACAAAGTGGACCGGGAAGGAGCAAGACCAGGATTTTCAGTAGACAAAGTATTTGATTTGTTTAGTGACCTTGGTGCCACCGAAGAGCAGTTAGACTTTCCTATCATTTATGCTTCTGCAAAACAAGGTTGGGCAGTAAACCATCTTTCCGAAGTTCCTGGTTCTAACATTGAACCACTACTTGATAAGGTTTTGGCACATGTGCCTGCTGTTAAAAACGAAAGTGACAAAGCACTCCAATTCCAAGTGACTGCACTTGATTATAATGAATATGTGGGTCGTATTGCCATTGGTAAAATTTACCAAGGAACGATGAAAAAAGGCGCTGATGTTACACTCGCCAAAACAAACGGAACTACAGCCAATTATAAAATCACAAAACTTTATGGTTACGAAGGACTCACTCGTTACGAAATAGACGAAGCTGGATCCGGAGACATCGTTGCGATGGCAGGGATTCCCGATGTGTTCATCGGGGATACTGTTTGTGATTTAGGAAATCCACTCCCACTCCCTGCGATCCAAGTAGAAGAACCAACTGTATCGATGTTCTTTATGGTGAACAATTCACCGTTCGCTGGAAAAGAAGGTAAGTTCGTTACGACACGTAACTTAAGAGAGCGCCTTGACCGCGAACTCGAAACCAACGTGGCACTTCGTTTGGAAGAAACTGAAGACAAAGATCGTTTCAAAATTTTAGGTCGTGGGGAACTCCACTTATCCATCCTCATTGAAAATATGAGACGAGAAGGTTACGAACTCCAAGTTTCTAGGCCAGAAGTGATCATCAAACACAACGAAGCTGGGGAAAAGATTGAACCTTACGAAACACTCGTAATGGACCTTCCAGACCAATACACGGGAGCTGTGATCCAAGAACTAAACCGCCGTAAGGGTGAGTTAACAGGAATGGATGCTCATACTTCTGGGATCACTCGGGTGGAATACACCATTCCCACAAGAGGACTCATTGGTTTTAGAGGCCATTTTATTTCAGAAACTCGTGGAGAAGGGGTAATGTCTAGCCGCTTCTTACGTTTTGATAAATACAAGGGTGAAATCCCAGGCCGTAAAAATGGAGCCCTCATTTCTATGGACTCCGGAGAATCCACTGCCTATGCACTCTGGAAAGTGCAAGAACGTGGGGATCTTTTCATTGAACCACAAGTAGCGGTATATCCTGGTATGATCCTCGGGATGAATAGCAGGGACTCTGATTTAGAAGTGAACCCAGTTCGTGAGAAAAAACTCACTAACGTTCGAGCTTCTGGATCGGATGAAGCGATTCGCCTTGTTCCACCGAAAAAACTCACACTGGAACAATCCATTGAATTTTTAGATGATGATGAACTTCTGGAAGTAACTCCCGCAAGTTTACGCCTTCGTAAAAAGGTTTTGGATGCGAGCATGAGAAAAAGATCCAGTGGTGGAAGATAA
- the proB gene encoding glutamate 5-kinase, producing the protein MKTRKDFLDSLDKAKLIVIKIGSARVSGEETKINDFLYDLVGDIRSLRDQGKEVILVSSGAIAQGKKLLVEKNGSALLPNGKTNLAEKQAFAAMGQNKLLNLYESFFSRVNIPIAQILFGRKDLNEENSFTNLKQTFRQLLNWGILPIVNENDSVSTEEINLGDNDILSAIVASIVGADLLLILTGVDGFLKGNEKIDLFTEITKETETLATGPSGPGTGGMFTKINAAKLLLPYGIKTGIVNGEKKHAIGQFFSRETFGTLIANGEFQHRIPTASEIQTHFFTFPTE; encoded by the coding sequence ATGAAAACACGTAAGGATTTTTTAGATTCACTCGACAAAGCAAAACTAATCGTCATTAAAATTGGCAGTGCACGTGTCTCTGGCGAAGAAACAAAAATAAACGATTTTTTATATGATTTGGTCGGCGACATTCGTTCCCTCAGAGACCAGGGAAAGGAAGTGATTCTAGTTTCTTCAGGTGCAATTGCCCAAGGAAAAAAACTCTTAGTTGAAAAAAATGGATCAGCACTTTTACCCAATGGAAAAACTAACCTCGCCGAAAAACAAGCGTTTGCTGCTATGGGACAAAACAAACTCCTGAATTTGTATGAAAGTTTTTTTAGCCGAGTGAACATTCCCATTGCGCAAATTTTGTTTGGTCGTAAAGACTTAAATGAAGAAAATAGTTTTACCAATTTAAAACAAACCTTTCGCCAACTTTTAAATTGGGGAATTTTACCCATCGTCAATGAAAATGATTCCGTTTCAACAGAAGAGATTAACTTGGGAGATAATGATATTTTATCCGCTATTGTTGCCTCGATTGTAGGAGCTGACCTACTCCTCATCCTTACAGGTGTAGATGGATTCCTGAAAGGGAATGAAAAAATTGATTTGTTTACAGAAATTACAAAAGAAACAGAAACTTTGGCTACAGGACCTTCTGGCCCAGGGACAGGTGGTATGTTCACAAAAATCAATGCCGCAAAACTTCTATTACCATACGGAATCAAAACCGGGATTGTGAATGGAGAAAAAAAACATGCCATTGGACAATTTTTTTCCAGAGAAACCTTTGGAACTCTCATTGCCAATGGAGAATTCCAACACAGAATTCCGACTGCATCTGAAATCCAAACTCATTTCTTTACGTTTCCTACGGAGTAA
- the yqeK gene encoding bis(5'-nucleosyl)-tetraphosphatase (symmetrical) YqeK, whose product MEEFKIKSIEEWIQFFKVEVPKHVTETRWEHILRVANLAESLAVSHSYPNPKKAYLAGLCHDITKQKKKEIHEELFSEYSLDVTGVPFQAYHAYSAPLFLKKNFGFYDLEIQSAIQNHTLGNLKPVFFDQILYAADFLGSDYCQRLSELKEWIQKTKENLYFGIFMKAFQTISFLMEKKESIHPHTFYTYNNAQQSLKEMN is encoded by the coding sequence ATGGAAGAATTTAAAATCAAATCAATAGAGGAATGGATTCAATTTTTCAAAGTCGAAGTACCAAAACATGTAACGGAAACTAGGTGGGAACATATCCTTCGTGTAGCAAATTTAGCCGAATCACTTGCAGTTTCTCATTCTTATCCAAATCCGAAAAAAGCATATCTCGCAGGATTATGCCATGACATAACAAAACAGAAAAAAAAAGAAATTCATGAAGAATTGTTCTCTGAGTATTCCTTAGATGTCACAGGTGTCCCTTTCCAAGCATATCATGCCTACTCAGCACCTTTGTTTTTAAAAAAGAATTTTGGATTTTATGATTTGGAAATCCAGTCGGCCATACAAAACCATACACTTGGAAATTTAAAGCCTGTTTTTTTTGACCAAATTCTCTATGCAGCTGATTTTTTAGGATCGGATTATTGCCAACGATTATCCGAGTTAAAAGAATGGATTCAAAAAACGAAGGAAAACTTATACTTTGGAATTTTTATGAAAGCATTCCAAACCATTTCCTTTCTTATGGAAAAAAAAGAATCCATTCATCCCCATACATTTTATACTTACAATAATGCACAACAATCCTTAAAGGAAATGAATTAG
- the rsfS gene encoding ribosome silencing factor, producing MPNISTETFEHLKKIKQTLIEKKCENIQFLDLKDVHSYLSLFVIATVKTETQGRSCAKDIDKYMKPLKLAVKRQNFADLPKDATGWILLDYGEICVHIMTDEMRNYYSLDRLWGDASPIEL from the coding sequence ATGCCAAACATTAGTACTGAAACATTCGAACATTTAAAAAAAATAAAACAGACGTTAATTGAGAAAAAATGTGAAAATATTCAATTTTTAGATCTTAAAGACGTTCATTCCTATTTATCTTTGTTTGTCATTGCCACTGTGAAAACGGAAACACAAGGCAGATCTTGTGCCAAAGACATTGATAAATACATGAAACCATTAAAACTTGCAGTGAAACGTCAAAATTTCGCTGATTTACCAAAGGATGCAACAGGTTGGATCCTTCTCGATTATGGTGAAATTTGTGTACACATAATGACCGATGAAATGCGTAACTACTATTCTTTAGATCGACTTTGGGGTGATGCCTCTCCTATTGAATTATAA
- the rplU gene encoding 50S ribosomal protein L21 yields MFAIIELGAKQFKVSPDQVFVAEKTGNTVGSTVETKVLLLSDNNKVNIGSPALSGAKVTLKVLEDCKGEKIHGFKYKKRKNYKKSWGHRQQLQKLQVVSISG; encoded by the coding sequence ATGTTCGCCATCATTGAACTTGGAGCCAAACAATTTAAAGTGTCTCCTGACCAGGTATTCGTCGCAGAAAAAACAGGAAACACGGTTGGAAGCACAGTAGAAACGAAAGTCCTACTCCTTTCCGATAATAACAAAGTGAACATTGGGTCACCAGCATTGTCTGGGGCAAAAGTCACGTTAAAGGTATTGGAAGACTGTAAGGGTGAAAAAATCCACGGTTTCAAATACAAAAAAAGAAAGAACTACAAGAAGTCTTGGGGTCACAGACAACAACTCCAAAAACTACAAGTAGTTTCGATCAGCGGTTAA
- the obgE gene encoding GTPase ObgE: MSGFIDEVPIQIRAGHGGAGSVHFHKEKFVEFGGPDGGDGGKGGDVIFVAEGRMMTLENYLPDRTYSAQDGEPGLGQNRNGKNGEDLLLKVPVGTQIIDAVTMELLYDFSNDGESFTIAKGGRGGKGNTFFKTSVQQAPRYSQPGEEGGSFSLRLELKLLADIGIVGLPNAGKSTLLAKITHAHPKIAGYAFTTLSPNLGVVHRHEDLFRYTVADIPGIIEGASKGVGLGISFLKHIERVQGILFLFDGGNLQLEEELEMLRSELGNYNDTLLEKKYLLVINKMDIWDNDPGFTEEILKNYSHLGEIICISADKESNLDYLLERIDKVFFPEKSKLVYENT, from the coding sequence ATGAGCGGATTTATCGACGAAGTACCCATTCAAATTCGAGCCGGACACGGAGGGGCAGGTTCTGTCCACTTCCACAAAGAGAAATTTGTCGAGTTTGGTGGCCCGGATGGAGGCGATGGTGGCAAAGGGGGTGATGTGATCTTTGTTGCCGAAGGTCGGATGATGACCTTAGAGAATTACCTCCCCGATCGGACGTATTCTGCGCAAGATGGAGAGCCTGGCCTTGGACAAAACCGGAATGGAAAAAACGGAGAAGATTTGCTTCTCAAAGTTCCCGTTGGTACACAAATCATTGATGCCGTCACAATGGAGCTCCTCTATGACTTTAGCAATGATGGGGAAAGTTTTACCATTGCCAAAGGCGGACGAGGCGGAAAAGGAAATACCTTTTTTAAAACATCGGTCCAACAAGCACCACGTTATAGCCAACCGGGTGAAGAAGGTGGTAGTTTCTCTTTACGATTAGAATTAAAACTTCTCGCAGACATCGGAATCGTTGGGCTTCCTAATGCTGGTAAATCGACACTCCTTGCCAAAATAACCCATGCCCACCCTAAAATTGCTGGTTATGCATTTACAACTCTTTCACCAAACCTCGGCGTAGTTCACAGACACGAAGATTTATTTCGTTACACGGTTGCTGACATTCCTGGGATCATTGAAGGGGCATCCAAAGGTGTCGGTCTTGGGATTAGTTTTCTAAAACACATTGAAAGAGTCCAAGGTATATTGTTTTTATTTGATGGAGGAAATTTGCAACTCGAAGAAGAGTTGGAAATGTTACGAAGTGAGTTAGGAAATTATAACGATACTTTGCTTGAAAAAAAATACCTACTCGTCATCAATAAAATGGACATTTGGGATAATGATCCAGGTTTCACTGAGGAGATTCTGAAGAATTACTCCCATTTAGGTGAAATCATTTGTATCTCTGCAGACAAAGAATCCAATTTGGATTACTTACTCGAAAGGATTGATAAAGTATTTTTTCCCGAAAAATCAAAGTTAGTTTATGAAAACACGTAA